In the Cololabis saira isolate AMF1-May2022 chromosome 7, fColSai1.1, whole genome shotgun sequence genome, one interval contains:
- the cysltr1 gene encoding cysteinyl leukotriene receptor 1, whose amino-acid sequence MEPGNMTGSLDLNSTKCPSIDEFRNQVYSTFYSLITVFGFVGNGFALLVLIKTCRNSSPFHVYMVNLALSDLLCVMTLPLRVLYYAKKGQWDQGDFLCRISSYFLYVNLYCSIYFMTAMSVTRFLAIVYPVKNLQLVTVNRARIVCVSIWMFSSFSSSPFLMSGQHFDNSTNKIKCFEPPEPSGGRLPKLQVLNYLALVLGFALPFLIILICYAGIVRTLLSRTPTAPRHKESAAKAIRMIAVVLLTFLISFTPYHVQRTVHLHFLARKDTTCPERVAMQKSVVVTLCLAAANSCFDPMLYFFSGEGFRSRMSSLRQTMRRSTLRNGAARKPVAHSEYGDSPPTEAT is encoded by the exons ATGGAGCCGGGCAACATGACAGGCAGCCTGGACCTCAACTCCACCAAGTGCCCATCCATCGACGAGTTCCGGAACCAGGTGTACTCCACCTTCTACTCCCTCATCACCGTGTTCGGCTTTGTGGGGAACGGCTTCGCCCTGCTGGTGCTGATCAAGACATGCCGCAACAGCTCCCCCTTCCACGTGTACATGGTGAACCTGGCCCTGTCCGACCTGCTGTGCGTGATGACCCTGCCGCTGCGCGTGCTCTACTACGCCAAGAAGGGCCAGTGGGACCAGGGGGATTTCCTCTGCCGCATCAGCTCCTACTTCCTCTACGTGAACCTCTACTGCAGCATTTACTTCATGACAGCCATGTCGGTCACGCGCTTCCTGGCCATCGTCTACCCCGTGAAGAACCTGCAGCTGGTGACGGTGAACCGTGCGCGCATCGTGTGCGTGTCCATATGGATGTTTAGCAGTTTTTCATCCTCCCCCTTTCTGATGTCTGGTCAGCATTTTGACAACTcgacaaataaaatcaaatgctTCGAGCCCCCAGAGCCTTCAG GTGGGCGCCTGCCCAAACTGCAGGTGCTGAACTACTTGGCTCTGGTGTTGGGATTTGCGCTGCCCTTCCTGATCATCCTCATCTGCTACGCCGGCATCGTGCGCACCCTGCTGTCGCGCACGCCCACGGCCCCCCGGCACAAGGAGTCCGCGGCCAAGGCCATCCGGATGATCGCCGTGGTCCTGCTCACCTTCCTGATCAGCTTCACGCCCTACCACGTGCAGCGCACCGTGCACCTGCACTTCCTGGCCCGCAAAGACACCACCTGCCCCGAGCGAGTGGCCATGCAGAAATCCGTGGTGGTGACTCTGTGCCTCGCCGCCGCCAATTCCTGCTTCGATCCGATGCTGTACTTCTTCTCCGGGGAGGGCTTCAGGAGTCGCATGTCCTCCCTGCGCCAGACGATGAGGCGCAGCACGCTGCGCAACGGAGCCGCGCGGAAGCCCGTTGCACACTCGGAATATGGAGACTCCCCCCCAACGGAGGCCACCTaa